TCCCATGCTCGACAAACTCAACGATTTCACGGCCAGCCACGGCGAACTGCGCCCGGGCCGCGGCCACATCTCCGGCGTCATCGCGCTCTCGCTCGGCATCCTGTGCCTGCTGGGCGTGCTGGCCTTCCACTTCCCCCAGTACCTCACCACGCCGCAGCTGCGCAAGGCCTACAACGTGGACGTGATCCGCATGGTCATGTTCGGCGCGCTGCTGGTGGCCGGCGGGCTCTCGCTGGTCAACATCCTCTTCAACCGCTCGCGCTGGCTTTCTTCCGCGGCGTTCCTGCTGGTGACCTCGGCCGCGCTGCTGGGCGGCCACAAGGTGCCCGTCAACGACTTCGCGGACAACACGCCCTACATCGGCCTGGACTGGTTCATCCTCGACCTGCTGGGCAGCGCGCTGATCTTCATCTTCATCGAGAAGCTCTTCGCGCTGCGCCGCGACCAGCCCATCTTCCGCGCCGAATGGCAGTGCGATTTCCACCACTTCATCGTGAACCACATGGTGGTGGGCTTCGTGCTGCTGGCCACCAACCTGATGGTGCACAAGTTCTTCGGCTGGGCAGCCAACGACGGCATCCGCGGCTGGGTGCAGGGCCTCAACTTCTGGGTGGCGCTCTTTCTCATCATCCTGGTGGCCGACCTCGTGCAGTACTGGACGCACCGCGCCTACCACGAGGTGCCCGTGCTCTGGCGCCTGCACGCCGTGCACCACAGCGTGAAGAGCATGGACTGGATGGCCGGCTCGCGCCAGCACATCCTGGAGCTGCTCATCACCCGCACGCTGGTGCTGGCGCCCATCTACGTGCTGGGTTTCTCGAAGGAAGTGATCGATGCGTACATCGTCATCGTCGGCTTCCAGGCAGTGTTCAACCATGCGAACGTGAGCGTGCGCCTGGGGCCACTGCGCTACGTGCTGGTCACGCCCAACTTCCACCACTGGCACCACAGCCAGGACCAGGAAGCGCTCGACAAGAACTATGCCGCGCACTTCGCCTTCCTCGACCACCTGTTCGGCACGGCCGTGAAGAGCGACCGCCTCTGGCCCGAGAAATACGGCGTGCTGGGTGATTACGTGCCGGGCGGCTTCATGAAGCAGCTGAAGTTCCCGTTCACCTGGAAGGGCTGATGGACAGCGCCCCGTTCTACGACGCGGTCGTCATCGGCGCCGGCGCGGCCGGCCTTTTCTGCGCCGCGCAGGCGGGCCAGCGCGGCCTGCGCGTGCTGCTCATCGACCATGCCGAGAAAGTGGCCGAGAAGATCCGCATCTCGGGCGGCGGGCGTTGCAACTTCACCAACCGCGAGCTCGACCCCGCCGCGCCGCACCGCCACTTCGTGGGCCAGAACCCGCAGTTCAGCCGCTCCGCGCTCTCGCGCTACACGCCGGCCGATTTCATCGCCCTCGTGCAGAAGCACGGCATCGCCTTCCACGAAAAGCACAAGGGCCAGCTCTTCGCCGACCGCTCGGCCGAGGACCTCATCGCCATGCTGCTCGCCGAGTGCGAAGCCGGGCGCGTGGAGCGCTGGCAGCCCTGCAAAGTGCAATCCGTGGCGTTTCCGGCTCCATGTCGCCGTGAAATGGACTTCGATTGCTATGAAATCAATAGCGACCGCGGGACCGTGCACTGCCGCAGCCTCGTGATCGCCACGGGCGGGCTCTCGATCCCCAAGATCGGCGCCACCGACTTCGGCTACCGCGTGGCCCAGCAGTTCGGCATTCCGCTCGTGGAGCGCCGGCCGGGCCTCGTGCCGCTCACCTTCGACGGCGACGGCTGGGCGCCGTATGCCGGGCTCGCGGGCCTGGCCCTGCCCGTGGAAATCTCCACGGGCGTCCCTGACCACCCCCACGCTCCGCCGCTGCGCGGGTCGCGGCCCCCCGAGGGGGCCGTTTCTGCCCCGGGACGGCCCGGCGGCAGAAAGAAAGCCCGCATGGCCTTCCACGAAGACCTGCTCTTCACGCACCGCGGCCTCTCGGGCCCGGCGGTGCTGCAGATCTCCAGCTATTGGGCCCCGGGCACACCGCTCGTGCTCGACCTGGCCTCCGGCACCGACCTTGCCGCGGCCTTCGCGCTGGCCAAGGCCCGCTCGAAGAAGCGCGTGGCCAACGAACTCGCCACGCTCGTGCCCACGCGCCTCGCCGACGCCTGGGTGGAACGGCAGCCCGAACTGCAGCGCCCCATCAACGAAGCCCCCGACAAGGCGCTGGCGCGGCTGGCCGAGCAGCTCTCGCGCTGGGAACTGGTGCCCACCGGCACCGAAGGCTACAAGAAAGCCGAGGTCACCCTGGGCGGCATCGATACCCGCGCCCTCTCGCAGCAGACCATGGAAGCGAAGGACCGGCCCGGCCTCTACTTCATCGGCGAAGTGGTGGACATCACGGGCTGGCTGGGCGGCTACAACTTCCAGTGGGCCTGGGCGAGCGCGCATGCCTGCGCGCAGGCGTTGCCGGTGGGCTGAACACCCCCTTGGCCAATTCACTTGGCCCATACCACTGCCCCCCGGCGCAGTAGCTCACTTTCGCCTTTTTTCCGGCAACCTCTTTCAACCCCGTCATCCGTTGATTCTCGACGGTGCCGGGTGGAGGGGTTCGGTTTCGAGCACTCCTGGAGCATCAACTGGCAAAACGCTGTGGTTACACCAATCGTGTGCCACCAACCACGTAGCGCTACCGTTCGGCATCAGCCATCGAAATGGTGTTGGCGCTACACAATGCACGCTGAACGGTGCAATCCAACCAGGGCACGATTACTAGCTAAATAATAGAAATTTATGCATTCAAGCAAATCAATTGATGCTTGATAAATAAATAATCAATGCAACGTGCGATCCAATAAGGAGATCAACCACCACCATCCGGCAGAACAGCAGAAATGTCCGATCTCGATATCACCAAGATACCTGGCGTGATGCGCTCCAACAACTGGCAAAAGGGAGCCAGATTGATGGATAAATGGTTTTCCGATCCGGCAAACACGGTGCCTGCAAATGGCATAACCTCCACAGACATCATCACCATGGATTGGGTTCTAGGTTTCTCCAGAGCCCGCCAAGTCTACGACACACTCATCGCAGAACGTATTTGGCTCAATGACGCCGCACGCAAGGAGATCGTTAAGTTACTCGCCAGAAAGAATGCGCTTGGCAACGGTCAACAGCGCTTCCGGCTACCCAGAATGTTGCAGGCCATGGAGAATGAAGCCATTCAATTCCGAGTGATCGGCGGCAATATGGACATGCTGATCGGGCCTATGGACGATCTTCGAGCCGCATTGGGCAACTTTACCTTTCGCGTGGTGGTGGGTGGTTTCGTTGAAGCTGAAATGACTGAAAAGAAGGTGGCTTCAGGCCCCGCACTCAAAGTCCCCAATGGAAATTACTCGGTGACTATTGAAGAAGTGGGCATCTATATCAAAGACTCTTACGATTTCAACGATCCCACAGGAAAAGACCAGGATCTGGGAAATTGGAATTTCGAATCCAATAGCGTTGGACGCACAGGCATGAATGGGGGAACCAGCGTACACAACTCCGACTTCAGAAAGTGGCGCACAGCCAATGGAAAAGGTGGCGATTTTTTCATCTATTCAGATCTACGCATATTGAGGCAGAGCGTAAACAATACATTCATTTTCAAGCGCTGAACACATGAAAAATTCAAGAATGTCCCGTGTCAAGATCGCAGCCTTGCTGATCGCACTGGCGCTGGGATCCGGAACATGGTTGATATTCACTTCCAGCGGGCGAAAGCTGTGCTGCTCCAGCGTATACAAGACTTTCACCAGCCCAGATCAACGCTTCCAGATAAAGGTATTCCAAACCGGTTGGCCATGGCCTGTCCTTCCAGGCTCCGCCGGAGACGCTCCTGGTTTTTTGCGGCTCCAGACACACGACGGCAAGACATTGCATGAGCAGGATGTAGAAGCAGTGCAATTGGTCGATCAGGTTCACTGGGAACCGCGGCGGGTGGAGATCAAGTTGATTGCCGACTGGGAGCTTCCTGAAACCGTCGTTGCCCAACCCATGGCACCGGAAAAATAGCTGCGGCCGCGATCCCAGAACGCTCAGGAGCCATGAAGCCGTCAGAGCCCTGCGGAGGAACGGGTTTCAGGACTGTCGCAAAACACGGCGAATTAGGCTTCTACAAGTCCGTCACGACCCGCGCCCAGCGCTCCACCCCCAGCCAGTCCCGCAGCGCCTGCGCGCCCGCGGGCGTCACCGCCAGCGCGCGCGTGCCGCTGCCGCGCAGCAGCCAGCCGCGTTCCAGGGAATGCGCACACAGCAGCGCACCGAGGCGTCCGCCGACGTGGGGGCGGCGTTCGCTCCAGTCGAGGCAGGGCCGGCAGAGCGCGCGGCGGCCGGGCGGCGCGGCCAGTGCGGCGCCGGCATAGAGCCCCAGGGGCGCCAGCACGGCGTTCGCACGCGTGGGCTCGATGCGGCCGGCGCCTTCCGCGCCCAGGCCCTCGAACGCGATGGCGCCCTCGGCCAGCAGGTGATCGGCCATCTCCACGGCGAGCCGGCCCGCCAGGTGGTCGTAGCAGGTGCGCGCCCAGCGCAGCGCCGCATCGCGCGGGCCGGTGACGACGGGGCGGGCCGGTGTGGCCCGGGGCTGCGACACGGCGAACTGCATCAGCCCCTCGATGAGGCGCGCCACCTCGGTGGAGGCGAGCCGGTGGTAACGGTGGCGGCCCTGGCGCTCCACGGCGAGCAGGCCGGCCTCCAGCAACAGGCCCAGGTGCCGGCTGGCCGTGGCCGGCGCGATGCGCGCGGCATCGGCCAGTTCGCGCGCGGTGAGCGCGCGGCCATCCATGAGCGCCAGCAGCATGCCGGTGCGCGCGGGCTCGCCGATGAGCGCGGCGACGTGGGCGACCTGGTTGGTGTGCATGGCGGCGAGTGTGCCCGAGCCCGCCGCGCCGATGCTTCGCTCCCGGGCGAAGCATCGCGGCCCCTTGCCGCGGCCCAATGCAGCCATCGCAGCCCCTCCCCTTCACCCCACCCACCGAGGACCGCACCATGGCCGCCAGCGTCACCTGTTTCATCCGCTACGAAATCGATCCGTTCCAGGCCGAGGCCTTCCGCACCTATGCCGAGAACTGGGGCCGCATCATCCCGCGCTGCGGCGGCCACCTCGTGGGCTACTTCCTGCCGCACGAGGGCTCCAACCACGAGGCCTGGGGCCTGATCGCGTTCGACAGCCTCGCGGCCTACGAGGCCTACCGCGCGCGGCTGCGCACCGATGCGGAGGGCCGCGCCAACTTCGACTGGGCGCAGCGCCAGCGCTTCATCCTGCGCGAGGAGCGCAGCTTCACGCTGGCCGTGCCCGGCACCTTCGGGCAGCCGGCGCTGCCGGTGGCCGCGCAGCCGAGGGCCATGCCATGATCGCCGTGATCTTCGAAGCGCGGCCATCCGAGGCCGGCCGCGCCGAATACCTGGAGCGCGCCGCGGCGCTGCATGCCGAGCTGCAGCACCTCGACGGTTTCCTCGGCATCGAGCGATTCGAGAGCCTCACGGCGCCCGGCAAGCTGCTGTCGCTCTCGTTCTGGCGCGACGAAGAAGCCGTGGCGCGGTGGCGCCGCCACGAGGGCCACCGCGGCGCGCAGGACGCGGGCCGCGGCGGCGTGTTCGCCGACTACCGGCTGCGCGTGGCCCGGGTGCTGCGCGACTACGGCCTGCATGACCGCGCCGAGGCGCCCGCCCGCTCCCCGGCGGCGTGACGCACCCGCGGCGCAGCACCCGCCGCGCCGCTTCATTCCAGCGCCGGAGCGGCATCCTCCCGGGGCGCATGCCCCGCGCGCGCCACTGCCCAGCGCTGCAGCGCCTGCGGAGGCAGTGCACGGCTGAAGTGGTAGCCCTGGACCTCGTCGCAGCCCAGGGTGTCCAGCACCTGCAGCGTGGCCGCGTCTTCCACGCCTTCGGCCACCACCTGCAGGCCGAGCGTGTGGCCCAGCGCGATGATGGCGCGCGTGATCGCCATGTCGGCCGGGCTGGTGCGCATGTCGCGGATGAACGATTTGTCCACCTTGAGCTTGTCGATCGCGAAGCGCTTGAGGTAGGCCAGGCTCGAATAGCCGGTGCCGAAATCGTCGATGGAGAGCTGCACGCCCAGCGCCTTCAGGGCCGCGAGCTGCCGCTGCGCGGCGCCCGCGTTGTCCATGAGCTGCGATTCGGTGATCTCCAGCTCCAGGCTGCCGGCCGGCATGCCGTGCCGCGCCAGCAGCGCGCGGATGTCGGGCACGAGCGCCGGATCGGCGAGCTGCGCGGCCGAGAGGTTCACCGACACCGGCAGGCCCGGCAGGCCTTGCAGCGGCGCGGCGGACTGCCAGAGCGCCCACTGCGCGCAGGCCTGCTCCAGCACCCATGCGCCGATCGGCCGGATCAGCCCCGCCTCTTCCGCGATCGGGATGAATTCGCCCGGCAGCACTTCGCCCAGCGTGGGATGCCGCCAGCGCAGCAGCGCCTCCACGCCCGTGGTCCGGCCGCTGCGCGCGGCCACGCGCGGCTGGTAGTGCAGCGTGAACTCATGGCGATCGAGCGCGCGCCGCAAAGACTGCTCCAGCGCCTGGCGCGCCTGCACGCGCCGGTCGGTCTCCAGCGAATAGATGCGCGCCATGTCGCGCCCGGCGGTCTTGGCCTCGTACATGGCGGCATCGGCGCGGCGCATCAGCTCGTCCAGGTCGGCGCCGTCCTCGGGGTGCACGGCGATGCCGACGCTGCACGAGACGTTCAGCTCGTGGCCTTCGACGGGGTGGCTCTGGCGGATCAGCGGGATCAGCCGCTCCTCCACCGTGCGCAGCACATCCTGCGCGCCCTCCACGTGGCGCATCACCACCACGAACTCGTCGCCGCCCAGGCGGCTCACGGTGTCGTGCGGGCGCACGGCCTGCACCAGCCGGCCCGCCACCGAGCGCAGCAGCCCGTCGCCGATGTGGTGGCCCAGCGTGTCGTTGATGGCCTTGAAGCGGTCCAGGTCGATGAACAGCACGGCCACGCGCTCGCCGGTCAGCGCAGCCTGCGCGAGCGCGGCCTGCAGGCGCTGCACGCACAGCGAGCGGTTGGGCAGCTCGGTCAACACGTCGTGGTGCGCGAGGAAGCGGATGCGCTCCTCGTTGCGCTTGCGGTCGGTGATGTCGATGGCGATGCCGATGTGGTTGGTCACCGCGCCGGCCTTGCCGCCCTCGCGCACGGCCGACACCATGAGCCAGGCCGGGTAGGTCTCGCCCGAGCGCCGCCGGAAGCGCACCTCGCCCTGCCAGGATTCCTTCTCGGCCAGCGTGCGGGCGATCGCCGCGCCCGGCGCGGGCTCGTCGGGCGCGTCCAGCAGCAGGCCCAGCTGCTCGCCGATCACCTCGTAGAAGTCGTAGTGCGTGCTGCGGCAGAACGCCTGGTTCACGCTCAGGATGCGCTGCGCGGCGTTCATGATGATGATGCCCTCGGACGACGCCTCGAACACCTTGGCCCACAGCTCCAGCCGCTGCTCCATCACCTTGAGCACGTTGATCGGCGCGAAGGCCGTGAGCATCGCGTCGCGCCCCTGGAAGCGCAGGCGCCGCGCCGACAGCACGGCCCACGACGGCTCGGCCCCGCCCTTCCAGCGCACCTCGAACTCGTCCACCACGCCCTGGTCGGCCAGCCGCTGGAAGAACCGCGCGCGCACGCCGGGCTCCAGCCCCGCGCGCCACGGATCGTGGGTGACGCCGCCCAGCCAGGGGCTGGCGGGCGCGTTGGAGTGCAGCACCTCGTGCTCGGGCACCGAGGTCACCACCATCGGGATCGGCAGTGCCTCGACCAGCTCGCGCTGCGCCTCGGCCGCGCGGGCGCTCGCGGCCAGTTCCTGCTGCAGCACGCGCTCGCGGTCGAGCTGCGCGAGCATGCCGTTGAAGGCCGTCACCA
The DNA window shown above is from Acidovorax sp. NCPPB 4044 and carries:
- a CDS encoding NAD(P)/FAD-dependent oxidoreductase, coding for MDSAPFYDAVVIGAGAAGLFCAAQAGQRGLRVLLIDHAEKVAEKIRISGGGRCNFTNRELDPAAPHRHFVGQNPQFSRSALSRYTPADFIALVQKHGIAFHEKHKGQLFADRSAEDLIAMLLAECEAGRVERWQPCKVQSVAFPAPCRREMDFDCYEINSDRGTVHCRSLVIATGGLSIPKIGATDFGYRVAQQFGIPLVERRPGLVPLTFDGDGWAPYAGLAGLALPVEISTGVPDHPHAPPLRGSRPPEGAVSAPGRPGGRKKARMAFHEDLLFTHRGLSGPAVLQISSYWAPGTPLVLDLASGTDLAAAFALAKARSKKRVANELATLVPTRLADAWVERQPELQRPINEAPDKALARLAEQLSRWELVPTGTEGYKKAEVTLGGIDTRALSQQTMEAKDRPGLYFIGEVVDITGWLGGYNFQWAWASAHACAQALPVG
- a CDS encoding antibiotic biosynthesis monooxygenase family protein, translated to MIAVIFEARPSEAGRAEYLERAAALHAELQHLDGFLGIERFESLTAPGKLLSLSFWRDEEAVARWRRHEGHRGAQDAGRGGVFADYRLRVARVLRDYGLHDRAEAPARSPAA
- a CDS encoding EAL domain-containing protein; translation: MAFMHRISGRLGRWLGRLSVGRKLMLIYLLDLTAVIYVSGILIHEKFLAIDFARKEIVGTAYAAVVRDGLMGSFLADDPAARARLLDRLAAARSAHDAALRTDEMAGRFASFLEGGREVPAGARAVPQSPAERGALLREGRELLTTVANQSNLILDPDLDSYYVMSLTMLRYPELLQVVHDTMGFLGARTVPRPQTVPGSHRAAELMTLVGRLDAVLVGIESDFTQAFIAGQPALREQLGATRGALQAAGQALQSLLQQVAQGEAAPGTTAAELHGRQQALLAALGGAWVVGTEAMDGLLQARVHDLFSRMWLHLGTAVLLLGCILSLVTLVARQIAKPLQQLARVADDVRRSGDHTLRARWTSGDEIGRLVTAFNGMLAQLDRERVLQQELAASARAAEAQRELVEALPIPMVVTSVPEHEVLHSNAPASPWLGGVTHDPWRAGLEPGVRARFFQRLADQGVVDEFEVRWKGGAEPSWAVLSARRLRFQGRDAMLTAFAPINVLKVMEQRLELWAKVFEASSEGIIIMNAAQRILSVNQAFCRSTHYDFYEVIGEQLGLLLDAPDEPAPGAAIARTLAEKESWQGEVRFRRRSGETYPAWLMVSAVREGGKAGAVTNHIGIAIDITDRKRNEERIRFLAHHDVLTELPNRSLCVQRLQAALAQAALTGERVAVLFIDLDRFKAINDTLGHHIGDGLLRSVAGRLVQAVRPHDTVSRLGGDEFVVVMRHVEGAQDVLRTVEERLIPLIRQSHPVEGHELNVSCSVGIAVHPEDGADLDELMRRADAAMYEAKTAGRDMARIYSLETDRRVQARQALEQSLRRALDRHEFTLHYQPRVAARSGRTTGVEALLRWRHPTLGEVLPGEFIPIAEEAGLIRPIGAWVLEQACAQWALWQSAAPLQGLPGLPVSVNLSAAQLADPALVPDIRALLARHGMPAGSLELEITESQLMDNAGAAQRQLAALKALGVQLSIDDFGTGYSSLAYLKRFAIDKLKVDKSFIRDMRTSPADMAITRAIIALGHTLGLQVVAEGVEDAATLQVLDTLGCDEVQGYHFSRALPPQALQRWAVARAGHAPREDAAPALE
- a CDS encoding NIPSNAP family protein, producing MAASVTCFIRYEIDPFQAEAFRTYAENWGRIIPRCGGHLVGYFLPHEGSNHEAWGLIAFDSLAAYEAYRARLRTDAEGRANFDWAQRQRFILREERSFTLAVPGTFGQPALPVAAQPRAMP
- a CDS encoding DUF6402 family protein; this translates as MSDLDITKIPGVMRSNNWQKGARLMDKWFSDPANTVPANGITSTDIITMDWVLGFSRARQVYDTLIAERIWLNDAARKEIVKLLARKNALGNGQQRFRLPRMLQAMENEAIQFRVIGGNMDMLIGPMDDLRAALGNFTFRVVVGGFVEAEMTEKKVASGPALKVPNGNYSVTIEEVGIYIKDSYDFNDPTGKDQDLGNWNFESNSVGRTGMNGGTSVHNSDFRKWRTANGKGGDFFIYSDLRILRQSVNNTFIFKR
- a CDS encoding ArsR/SmtB family transcription factor, whose protein sequence is MHTNQVAHVAALIGEPARTGMLLALMDGRALTARELADAARIAPATASRHLGLLLEAGLLAVERQGRHRYHRLASTEVARLIEGLMQFAVSQPRATPARPVVTGPRDAALRWARTCYDHLAGRLAVEMADHLLAEGAIAFEGLGAEGAGRIEPTRANAVLAPLGLYAGAALAAPPGRRALCRPCLDWSERRPHVGGRLGALLCAHSLERGWLLRGSGTRALAVTPAGAQALRDWLGVERWARVVTDL
- a CDS encoding sterol desaturase family protein, producing MLDKLNDFTASHGELRPGRGHISGVIALSLGILCLLGVLAFHFPQYLTTPQLRKAYNVDVIRMVMFGALLVAGGLSLVNILFNRSRWLSSAAFLLVTSAALLGGHKVPVNDFADNTPYIGLDWFILDLLGSALIFIFIEKLFALRRDQPIFRAEWQCDFHHFIVNHMVVGFVLLATNLMVHKFFGWAANDGIRGWVQGLNFWVALFLIILVADLVQYWTHRAYHEVPVLWRLHAVHHSVKSMDWMAGSRQHILELLITRTLVLAPIYVLGFSKEVIDAYIVIVGFQAVFNHANVSVRLGPLRYVLVTPNFHHWHHSQDQEALDKNYAAHFAFLDHLFGTAVKSDRLWPEKYGVLGDYVPGGFMKQLKFPFTWKG